Proteins co-encoded in one Coregonus clupeaformis isolate EN_2021a chromosome 17, ASM2061545v1, whole genome shotgun sequence genomic window:
- the LOC121585682 gene encoding low density lipoprotein receptor adapter protein 1-A isoform X2 gives MDAIRSAGRAIIRSPSVAKRSWNAGKHKKLPENWTDMTETVVDGMTFNLRHLGMTLVDQPKGEDLSAAAVKRIVAMAKAGGKKPQKVSLKVSPQGIMLYDSLNNQLLDNISIYRISYCTADKLHDKVFAYISQNTLNGTLECHAYLCSKRKVAQAVTLTVAQAFRVAFEFWQVAKEEEEKGVLSGSAGEATSSSQSERSNSLPSLKGENVATGNLLDLEELTHVAVVLETNGNEEFQVDFHTAPKNNDNNNAVWEIEEDLDEAFSSPGLDNYESSPDWRYPVLTPSSWTLG, from the exons ATGGATGCCATAAGGTCGGCTGGAAGAGCTATCATTCGAAGTCCAAGTGTGGCGAAAAGGTCTTGGAATGCGGGCAAACATAAAA aaCTTCCTGAGAACTGGACAGACATGACGGAGACTGTTGTAGATGGCATGACCTTTAACCTCCGTCACCTAGGCATGACCCTGGTGGATCAGCCCAAAGGAGAGGACCTATCAGCAGCTGCTGTCAAGAGGATTGTTGCCATG GCCAAAGCGGGAGGTAAGAAGCCTCAGAAGGTGTCTCTGAAGGTTTCTCCTCAGGGTATTATGCTGTACGACAGTCTGAACAACCAGCTACTAGACAACATCTCCATATACAG GATATCCTACTGCACGGCGGACAAGCTGCACGACAAGGTGTTTGCCTACATCTCCCAGAACACCCTCAACGGAACACTGGAGTGCCACGCCTACCTCTGCTCCAAGAGGAAAGTG GCCCAGGCAGTGACTCTGACGGTAGCACAGGCCTTTAGAGTGGCCTTTGAGTTCTGGCAGGTTGCCAAAGAAG aggaagagaagggagTGTTGTCCGGCTCAGCTGGAGAAGCAACCAGCAGCTCCCAGTCAGAAAGATCAAACAGCCTGCCTAGTCTCAAAGGAGAAA ATGTTGCCACGGGTAACCTACTGGACCTTGAGGAACTGACTCATGTTGCCGTGGTTCTGGAAACCAATGGCAACGAGGAGTTCCAGGTGGACTTCCACACTGCTCCTAAGAACAATGATAACAACAACGCTGTCTGG GAAATTGAGGAAGACTTGGATGAGGCTTTTTCTAG CCCCGGGCTGGATAACTATGAGTCGTCTCCAG